The genomic region CTGGGGGGCAAGTCACTGTTGATCTCATGATATCTGTTAATGTGAAAAGAAACATCTTcctaaaaacattttactttttttttttttgcaaaaatggaTCTTGTCAAACCACAAGAAAGACTTCTCTTTGCAATTTATGTGCAGTAGCAGCAATCAGGAGTACATCAACACTTACTTATGGTGTGGTTTGGAGATGGACACTATGACCTTCTCCTCACGAGAGCCCAGCAGTGATGGCCCCTGTCTCTTCTCACTTACGACATGCAGCTGGTTAGAGCATGCAAGGACCAAAGGGGCAGAAGAGGACAACGATGAAGACAGATCAGGGAGCTCCTGACTCTTACTGCCGCTGCTGCTCTCACTGTTGCAGTCGGTGCTATCTAGATTTGAGTCACTGGTGCCTCCCGGTGCCCCACCCCCTCGAGGTTCTCCATGGATCTTATTTTTGTCAGCTTTCTGCTGCGCCAACGCCACCTGTGGGTCCTGAAGAATTATCGGTTCGGTAGGTGAATCCTTTGTCTTGTTCTTTTTGCGATTGGTGCTTGGTGTGGTGGCCACACTGGCTCGCTTTTTGCCAAATGTGTTAGTGAAGGTTGTGGAGGTGGCGGAGATGCCGATAGTTGTGGTGGTGGTAGCACTTGGGGGCTCAATGGGAACCTCCACTTCTGAAAGGGGAAAAACAACAATGACAAAAGGTTAACAATGCATCAAAATCCAGAACAGAAATGGTTTACAGAAACTTTACAGTTGTTCACTTGAACTGAAGCCGCTAAAACAATCTGTTAGCAACATTACAGAGTGCCAGAATGCCATTTGTTGTTTAAATTGTGACAAAGTCTGACTTTTCTTATTTAGTTAATTTTGTTCCATATCAAAAGTAACAAATCACAAAGCTAACTACAATTATAGGATAGGAAATAAGGTTcagtgaaggttttttttttttttagaaaatagcatattgattataaaaaaaaagcaaactgaAGCTGAAGGTAGGCATTGTCTGTGAAATCTGGTTATAAACAGACAAGGTGTTCCTCACCTTCTGCAGAGTCATCTTTTTGATCCTGCATCTCACAGAAAACCTCTTTCACTTTAGCCTCCTCTTCCTCCAACTTCCTCTTCTGCTCTTCCTTCTTTTTCTTGCGCTTCTCCTTTCTCTTCTCTCGCTTTGCAGCCAGAGCCTGCTTTTTACTTTCTTCACGAGACTATGACATAATTTGAGAAGAACTTAATTCACCATGATACATCATGCTGCATAATTTTGTGACTAATATAAAAATCCTCAGTTAGTTAGCTCAATAATTAGACTAACTGGTCATCTGAAGAAACTAACCTTCTCCAGATCAAGTTCCTTAAGTAGAATGCTGGCGTTCTTGTTCGCCTCAGCCGCCTGCTGATCTTTGGCTTTGACAATGGTCTCCATGCACTGATGACACTTCTTCAGCAGTTCCTGCAGAGATACAATGTAAATTCAAGACTTCTGTCAATCATGCAAATAGTCCTCTATGGGTATATAGGgctgtgttttttgtcttttatacCTTGTCTGCAATAGTTGCAATGTATCTCATGCACTCAATGTCAGATGGGAACTGGTTGACTTCCTTCACCAGGTACTGCACCACTTTTACGTGACCCTAAAAAGGATATATTTCAGGCTGGCATGCTTTACAAAAAATTATCATCCATTATTTTTCTACAAAAGGATAGCATTGACAATTAGTCATAAGCCAAGATGTTCATCAGTCCTATGGACagcattagtgttgtcacggtaccaaaatttcagtattcggtaccgataccagtgaaaatccacggttctcggtaccaatttcggtaccaaagcaaaacacaaaaatatggtaattaaaaaaaaaaaactttttagcactaaaaataaaaccaatgccattctttatacttatttacaattgtgtttaaagtttttctacaagttatataattatgaaaaacagtaaacaagtttcacccaaatttaatttgtcttaatttatgaaatttaaacacatttatttttggtaaataaaggggatttgctattaaaattaaaacatggaagaaatattgtgatttatttctttaaaaaataaagttttataaaaaatttcaacagtagtagcagtatcacatacattttactaaatagtaatatttctagcacaatgcctttatgtaaaaattaacttttaggcctaatgaatgcatatttgtcatttttactgaacttaagactggtggtgatgcttaagatatttttggtcattgagggtttctgtaaaaaaaatagtaatagatcatattaattattattaaaagataatactactactaattctactaccatactaatgtatatacaatgcactatgaattgatgagctgctgggttcatgaatattaaatcACGTTGTCTgagttcggtcaaactgatttgctgaaatcaaaacagggacggtactagatcagcgccagccaatgaaattggcatttgcgcattagctccgcccactaccggagaaaccggtatgtcttctgcttgttcgaaaatgaatatgaataattctaaatgaactccattattttgacaggagaagacaacaaagaatagtttacatatagcgtgtcgattcagcgtggtaagactcttgctctctctctctttgcatgtgtgagaaacagcgctatcagtaaagcaacGGTGAGtcatgcgccttcacaaagagtttacagagcatcaaatacaggtgcgctgtgcgtccattgagatgaactgaaaagttcagatcgcttgatggagagagaactctgaagctcagatgctgaaattaatgcaagcatcatgtgcttcagtctatgtagtaaacaaacccgcacgtctctgccattcattaattcactgcagaacacagattcatatttcaaacaacttttgcggcttaacatttacagatactggtccatatggagatttgatttgattaatttatgctaacttggacaaattccatgactgtccatattaaaatgtaagtttcattttcatgacttgaTTTtaagattccgtcctcgttttctgcttcgcggaaatcatagcactgaaccgggtttgaacgggacctcggtactaccggtacttaaagaaacctggtaccatcacatttaaaaaattttagtaccgacttggtaccgaagtaccgggtcttttgacaacactagacaGCATGACAAACTGCTCACCTTGCGAAATGCTGCCATGAGGGGGGTTATTTTGCGGTTGTCTGCTGCATCCACATCGGCTCCAGCCTGCACCAACAGCTGCACCACATCAAAGTGGCCACCGTTAGCAGCAAGCCACAAAGGGGTGTTCCCCTTCTTATTTCGCACGTCAATGTGAGCCCCTCTACATTAACAGACCAGAAACAGGAGCATGAGATGCTACATTTTGGGTAGAGGACTGAGTGGTACTGTACACTACCAGTGTTACAAAGACATACCTGCTAATGAGAAGCTCACAGAACTTGTAGTGACCCTTGTCTGCAGCAATAGTGAGGGCAGTGTCACGAGAGGAGGGAACTGGAGGGGCATTGACATCCGCCCCTTTATCCAACAGCACACGGCCCACTTCAGCATAACCACCAGACGCAGCCTCCATGAGTGGGGTGAGGCCAGTCTAGTGTAAGGAAAagtcaaattaaaattttaattcatattaaGGTTATAAACAAACATTCTGCAAAAACTTAATGTgctagtttttcattttttaattttcttttggaATTTTATGGCAAAAGAACAACAGAAGAgcatttacaatttttaaatgcatttttacacacattcatgcatttttacacgtattgtgcagccctacacaAGGGCCACACTGCCCAAGTAACAACACGTGGAAAGGTGAGCACAGACCTTAGCGCGGTGTTCCACGTTTGCCTTCCGGTCCAGAAGCAAGCTGACAACTTCTGCTCGGCCTTGGAAGCAGGCCAAGGTCAGCGCTGTGTTACGATTGGTCTCGATCTGTGCATTGATGTCCGAGCCCATGTCTAACAACAGCTTCACTGCAGGCACGTGACCGTTCATAGCTGCCAACATGAGCGGGGAAATGCCTAGCTTACTGCCAGTCCTGAAAGAGATATaagtttatactgtaaaaaaaaacagtcttgaCATAAGTCTTAAGACAACTGATCAAATCAATGGGAACAGATGTACTGACCTAGAGTTGATCTCAGCACCAGCATTCAGAAGGATCTTGATGATGTTGACGTAGCCCCCAGAGGCCGCCAGGCTGAGCGGGGTGTAGTCAGAAACGTTACGGTGCTCCTTATTAGCCCCACGGAGCAACAACAGCTCCACCACCTGCAAAGATGGAGATAAAAGAAATGTACTTCCAAGTCTTTGGTGCATTTTGGATGGTTTAAGAGGCAGAGTTAAAATGTTAGGGGTACCTCTTGTCTACCACCCGAGCAGGCGAGGGACAGAGGGGTGTCTTTGGTCCTCTCAGACTGAGCTTCAATGTCCCCTCCCTTGTCCAGTAGGATCTCCACCACACCCACATGGCCCGCAGTGGCAGCTAGGATTAAGGGAGTGAACCCTGTGTACAGACACATAGAGCGACACTCAACATCTCTATAAATGTACTATGCGGATACAACTTCACGGAATAAATGATGGAGCCTCTTACCCTTCTTGTCTCTGTGCTCGATTTTAGCCCCACGTGCAATGAGCACTGAGACGAGCTCTTCGTGGCCACCAGCACAGGCCAGAGTCAGTGCCGTGTCATGATTGCTCTCAGTCTGAAGGGAAAATAGATACTTAACTTGCTTGAAAACAAATATGAACAAACTGCTTTTCCTCAGCAGTTATTTTGCTGCatgtgtgttaaatgcagagaagATGGTCTTACATGCGCGTCAATGTCCACTGAGGGGTACAGAGGGAGCATGGAGGATGGGGAGACTGTGTTGATGGGGGTCTGTGCGGAGGGCTGAGGGGAGGGCGAAGTTGTAGTGTTTACCACAGGTACTCTGTTGTTTACAGCTGCAAAGATAAGAGTCAGACCAGTgtcattttagtataatttactATTTAAGTACTTCTACATATTTGGAatcgcttttatttttatatttacagttttcatttagtcattttatgTGCAAAAGAGATTTTAGCTAATTGGCTCAATTAGAAGTTTCCTTTCACCTGTACTGCAGAAtttcccataaaaaaaaaaaattgatcatCAGTTATAAATCATTATTTGCTATTGCTAGTCGTTGCTAGATAATTGGGGGAGGGATATTTCTATTCTAGAGAATTTTGAGTAGGAAAATTTGCTTTGATTGGCCATATTTGTACACATATACCCCCATTTGTGCAGAGAGAGAGCCTATACATTTTACACGTGTAGATATACACAACTTTTGGGAGCAAACTAACATAAATATTGTCAATCAGGCATACATTTTGGCATAATGTGTGCTAAAAGCCAAAAGACCGATCTAACTCCCAACGGTAATGCAGTTATTCAATTTCTTATCATTAGTTGACATCCTGAAAGGAAACAAAGACAAAGACAGTCACAGTGAGCTCACCCGCCATGATGTCATCAAGCGTATCTGTGAGCGTCTGTGCGGGCGTGGCGACCATGAGTCCGTCGGGTGCCTGTGCGAGAAGCCCTGGCCCCAACCCCGTCAGCTGCTGACCCAGCAGCACCCTCTGCAGGTCTGGACTGCTGCTTCCCAGGTAGTCTGCGTTACTGAAGTCTGTGGACTGCTGCGGGGTGAGAGGCTGGATGGGAACAAAGCTGGTCTGAAGAGGAGGACTCTGGAGGACCAGGTTCTGAGGCGGAGGTGGTGGTGGTAGTTGTGTTGCCTCTCTGTACAGAATGGTGTCCACCTGTGGCAGCTTGGCACAGTCGATATtttcttcatcatcctcctcctcatcttcgtCATCCTCGTACTCCTCATTGGTAGGGGTGGGCCTGTGGTCCTCCTCTCTGCGATTAACCTCGCACTCATTGTCAGAGCCCAGCTGTGTGGCCCGCAGGGGCAGGGGGATGCCGGGCATTTCCACCCCTGTCGCCTGGCCCAGCTCCTCCTTGAGCCCCTTGGTCTCCATGTATTCTTTGGTGAACTGCTGCTGCGTCTTCAGCTGCAACTGCCGCTCCACCTTCTGCAGCTCCTTCaagatcttcttcttcttctgcacCTGCTCCTCCCGACTCTTCTTTAACTCCTCGATTTTGTCTTTGGTGAGTGGCTCACCCTGGATGAGCTCGAGCGAATGCATCTGGGCCTTCTCAATGGCACTGATGCGCTGGCCCAGCTCGTTGAGCTTGCCCTCCGTCTCCTCGACGATGCATTCCAGAGGCTGGTATGGGTGGAAGGGCGGCAGCAGATCGGCGTCTAGGCCACCTGAGACTACGGAGTTGTTTTGAAGAGAGCTCAGCCTCTGCTTGGACGCACCtaagagaaaaaacaaacaaatgctcAAACCCAAGAACCCCACAATTCATGCATGGGTGCAACTCATCAACAGTGTCTAGTCATTCTGATCAACTGAATGTGTTTCTCTGCTGCCCAAGGCATTTCAATACTCAAAGGTATTACAAGCACGCGATGATGGTTTAAAGTGGGaaagcaaatacatttaaaattacatacattttcaagtGCAGCTGGATTATAATTGTACTTAGTTATATTTTAGGATGTTGCCTATTCTTGCAAGCATTATAGATAGTTTGTTTCTAGTGCAGAACCTTGTTTATCTTAATTTGATgatgtacactcacctaaaggattattaggaacaccatactaatactgtgtttgaccccctttctccTTCAGAACTGCcgtaattctatgtggcattgattcaacaaggtgctgaaagcattctttagaaatgttggcccatattgataggatagcatcttgcagttgatggagatttgtgggatgcacgtccagggcacgaagctcccgttccaccacatcccaaagatgctctattgcattgagatctggtgactgtggggccattttagtacagtgaactcattgtcatgttcaagaaaccactTTGAAattattcgagctttgtgacatggtgcattatcctgctggaagtagccatcagaggatgggtacatggtgttcataaagggatggacatggtcagaaacaatgctcaggtaggccgtggcatttcaacgatgcccaattggcactaaggggcctaaagtgtgccaagaaaacatcccccacaccattacaccaccacccccagcctgcacagtggtaacacaATGGCATGATGGGTCCATGTTCTCATtcggtttacgccaaattctgactctaccatctgaatgtctcaacagaaatcgagactcatcagaccaggcaacatttttccagtcttcaactgtccaattttggtgagcttgtgcaaattgtaacctctttttcctatttgtaatggagatgagtggtatccggtggggtcttctgctgttgtagcccatccgcctcaaggttgtgcatgttgtggcttcacaaatgctttgctgcatacctcggttgtagcGAGTGGTTATTTCAcacaaagttgctcttctatcagcttgaatcagtctgcccattcttctctgacctctagcatcaacaaggcattttcgtccacaggacgaaatggatgtttttcccttttcgcaccattctttgtaaaccctagaaatggttgtgtgtgaaaatcctagtaactgagcagattgtgaaatactcagaccggcccgtctggcaccaatcAACCTCaacacgctcaaaattgcttaaatcacctttttttcccattctgacattcagtttggagttcaggagattgtcttgaccaggaccacacccctaaatgcattgaagcaactgccatgtgattggttgattagataattgcattaatgagaaattgaacagatgttcctaataatcctttaggtgagcgTATATTGAGCAGTGGATgatgttaaatacatttataagatACATATCTTAAGAAAAATGCACTGTTGGTCAGCGCCACTTAGAGTTCAGGCGTGAATTAGGCAAAAACAATTGTTTGGCATTTGGTGTGAAAGCACCGTTCTTCTGCGATTCGGATCGTGCTCAGTGTGGAAAGGCCTTAAGTGAACTCTTCATTTGTGAACTGATAGCAGAGAATTGATGATCCAACATCAGTTCATAAATGCCATGTTCACACTGTCAGTCCAAATCTGATCAGTTTATCAAAGCAGTCAGATTGAAACAGACTTCCAGAAATgtgatttgaataaaataatgaaccacatatgaatatagcttgaaACGGATATGTAAAACCCTTTTTTGCCATTCAACCTTGCTAAATATGATTGGATTCCCATGGGATACGTACACAAATCATATTTGGACTGACAATCTAAACAAGGCTATAGTTATCTTAAGCAACACATCTAGTGGATTTGAATACCTTTACTAGACAAACAAACCTTTGCTTGTAACGGGAGGGGGCGTGGGGATGGTGGAGGGCACTCTGTCTGGCTCCTGGGGGGGCACCACCATAGCCAGGGCTTGGAACGGGACTCGAGGGGCCTGTATGTCAAACAAAATTAACAACCTATTAAGTAAAAGTGCAAACTATTATATTAAACATTCATGTTGCATACATTTTGATCTTTCAAAGCATTTGGTAATTTGCTTTGTAATTTGTAGTGACTTAATTGTGTACGTATCCGCTCACCTGAGAAGTGTCATGAGAGGGGGGTGTGAGCTGGGACAGGTCAGGGGCAGGGACTGACAGAATGTTGTTTGGGTAGTCTAGCAAGTAGGACACCACATTAGTGTGACCACCTTTAGCAGCTTCAATCAGCATCGTGGACCCAtcctgtgagcagaagagaaactCTAATTAACAGAGGACTGACCAGAGCCTGTATGACCATATAACACCCATTCGCATCTGTAGAGTGTAATTCTCAGGGAGGCTGAAATCCTCACCTTCAGTCTGTGGGTGGGGTCAGCACCATGGGCCAACAGCAGCTCTACCACAGCCAGGTGGCCTCCCGCACAAGCCAGAGAAACCACTGTGTGATCGTTGTTGGCTGTTGCTCTATTCACATTAGCACCTGCACACATAAATGtgaaaacatatttcaaaattcaATGCAAAACAACAAATGgggaaaatctcctttaaagttgtccaaatgaagttcttagcaatggatattactaatcaaaaattaaggttttatatatttatggtaggaaatttacaaaatatcctcatggagcatgatctttactcaatatcctaatgatttctggcataaaagaaaaatcgataattttgacctatacaatgttttttggctattgctacaaatgtacCACAGCAACTTAACGTTGGGGTCAGTAAGtacttaatacttttattcagcaagcacacattaaattgatcaagagtgGCAGTAAACAATTTGTAATGTTATGAAAGatttagattttcaaataaatgctgttcttttgaatttataAAATGGATcgatgtttccacaaaaaatattaagcagcacaactgttttcaacacagaCAAGACATTTTGAGTACCACTGTGCTGATAGCAAAGACCCAATTAACAGGTGACAAATTTATTGTTGACaattttcattaacatttattGTCAGTTATATTGTTTGTTGCAGCCTAAGTTTTGAACATGGCAACTTGCCTTTGCTGATAAGAAACTGCACAGTGCACAGGTGTCCTGCTCTGGCTGCTTTCATCAGTGGAGTCCTGCCCCCTTCTGATTCATGTTCCTGACAAACAAAGACACCAGTAAGCTCCAAAAAGGCTTTAATtgcataaaacacaaaataaataaaaaggcaatAAAAGTAAACCGGGATATCCACAAACCAGGTCAGCCCCTGTTTGCAGCAGCACATCGGCCACATCTGTGTGTCCGTTCTCACAGGCGTATGTCAGAGCAGTGTCACCCGTGGCAGTTGTGGCGTGGACATTAGCCCCTGAACAGACACAGAGTAGTGTGTGAACACAGTGTCATAGAAAGGAGTGGTTTCAAGAATAACATCTGACACAAGTCTTCACCTGCAGCCAACAAGTATTTGACCAGCTCCAGATGCCCCTCTTGTGCAGCTTCCATGAGGGGGGTCGAGCAACCCAACTCAATGTCCGCCCCAGCTTTGATGAGGAAATCAGCCACCTCTAGGAAGCCTCCGCAACACGCCAGAGTCAACGCCGTCTCCTGCGTCTCCTCTGTCTGAGCGTTAATATTTGCACCtaaaccaccaaaaaaaaaaaaaacactcatatgAACAATAAATTAACTTACAAAGAAAACTCTGCAGAAATACAAAGCTTGCGGTTATAAAACTTAgacagggctccaaactgcaaCCAAATGGGCGCATTTTGCAACCATTTTTTTCTGCCGGTGCGACTAATTTTTGTGAGCGGTCGCAATGGCACAAACACCGCGTTGCCCAATTCATCAGCTCTGCCATTTATGTTGCATTTGTGAAACATCAAATGGCAAATGAAACTAAACTTAAAAATACATCAAGCCACAATTATAACCAGAAGACAGCAACAGAGGAGCACTTATTGGCTTATTAGTCATTCATTTCTACTTTTCTACTCAATCATAAGTGGGAATGGATAACCTGTTCGTTTTGGCACAAAATAGCAAAATTGGAAATTATTTTGGTTATGATTTCTCAAAACACATCACATCGTGGCTGCTCAATTGCATTTGGCTGTATGATACAATTTGAACTACCTCTGGAAGTGGCTAAAATAGGCCTAAACATTTTTTATACCCCATTCACGTTTAATAAACATTGGCTGCTTGTAATCGGATCAGTAAAAATGCACCTTAACCCCAGGTTTAAACAGGCCCTATAGGTGAAGTCTACAAAACTGAGGTGACCCCAGTACCTTGTGCCAAGAGCAGTGCTACCATCTCTTCATGGCCCTCACGAGCTGCCTCCATCAGTGGAGTGTAGCCCTCATCGTTCACCTCTTCCAGGTTGGCCCCTCTCTCGATCAGAAGCGCTGCCAGCTCCACGTGGCCCCCGCAAGCAGCCAGCGTCAGAGGCGACTCAAATGAGTCAGCAGGCATGTTTACCTGCGCACCGCTATCCAATAGCAGCCGTGCCACCTCCACATGCCCATCCTACACAAAACAACCacgagaaaaaaaatctaaaacaaccTGCACACACATCAGAGGAAGAACCTACAGATGTGTGTACATAGAAAACAGTGTTACCATGCAGGCCTCCATGAGTGCAGTGTGCATCTCATCTGTCTTGTGCTCCTGGTCAGCTCCTGCTTCTAAGAGAAACCGGACCATGTCCAAGTGCCCTAAAGATCAGACAGGATAGAGTTAATATCACCC from Carassius carassius chromosome 47, fCarCar2.1, whole genome shotgun sequence harbors:
- the LOC132130347 gene encoding ankyrin repeat and KH domain-containing protein 1-like isoform X3, which gives rise to MQDAVAGTAMLTDGFEDEIDSVTPRSPALGMGVGATPGAGLGGLGIGVGGKKVRLFGEAGGPTTDRLDFKLTAAAVLSSGPGSGSDEDEVSEVESFILDQEDLDNPVLKTASELLLSSAADGADLRTVDPETQARLEALLEAAAFADPEVLRRLTSSVSCALDEAAAALTRMRAENTLNASQADNLVIFSRSLAEACSDGDVNAVRKLLDEGRSVNEHTEEGESLLCLACSAGYYELAQVLLAMHANVEDRGIKGDITPLMAAASGGYVDIVKLLLVHGADVNAQSSTGNTALTYACAGGFLDVVKVLLKEGANIEDHNENGHTPLMEAASAGHVEVARVLLECGAGINTHSNEFKESALTLACYKGHLDMVRFLLEAGADQEHKTDEMHTALMEACMDGHVEVARLLLDSGAQVNMPADSFESPLTLAACGGHVELAALLIERGANLEEVNDEGYTPLMEAAREGHEEMVALLLAQGANINAQTEETQETALTLACCGGFLEVADFLIKAGADIELGCSTPLMEAAQEGHLELVKYLLAAGANVHATTATGDTALTYACENGHTDVADVLLQTGADLEHESEGGRTPLMKAARAGHLCTVQFLISKGANVNRATANNDHTVVSLACAGGHLAVVELLLAHGADPTHRLKDGSTMLIEAAKGGHTNVVSYLLDYPNNILSVPAPDLSQLTPPSHDTSQAPRVPFQALAMVVPPQEPDRVPSTIPTPPPVTSKGASKQRLSSLQNNSVVSGGLDADLLPPFHPYQPLECIVEETEGKLNELGQRISAIEKAQMHSLELIQGEPLTKDKIEELKKSREEQVQKKKKILKELQKVERQLQLKTQQQFTKEYMETKGLKEELGQATGVEMPGIPLPLRATQLGSDNECEVNRREEDHRPTPTNEEYEDDEDEEEDDEENIDCAKLPQVDTILYREATQLPPPPPPQNLVLQSPPLQTSFVPIQPLTPQQSTDFSNADYLGSSSPDLQRVLLGQQLTGLGPGLLAQAPDGLMVATPAQTLTDTLDDIMAAVNNRVPVVNTTTSPSPQPSAQTPINTVSPSSMLPLYPSVDIDAHTESNHDTALTLACAGGHEELVSVLIARGAKIEHRDKKGFTPLILAATAGHVGVVEILLDKGGDIEAQSERTKDTPLSLACSGGRQEVVELLLLRGANKEHRNVSDYTPLSLAASGGYVNIIKILLNAGAEINSRTGSKLGISPLMLAAMNGHVPAVKLLLDMGSDINAQIETNRNTALTLACFQGRAEVVSLLLDRKANVEHRAKTGLTPLMEAASGGYAEVGRVLLDKGADVNAPPVPSSRDTALTIAADKGHYKFCELLISRGAHIDVRNKKGNTPLWLAANGGHFDVVQLLVQAGADVDAADNRKITPLMAAFRKGHVKVVQYLVKEVNQFPSDIECMRYIATIADKELLKKCHQCMETIVKAKDQQAAEANKNASILLKELDLEKSREESKKQALAAKREKRKEKRKKKKEEQKRKLEEEEAKVKEVFCEMQDQKDDSAEEVEVPIEPPSATTTTTIGISATSTTFTNTFGKKRASVATTPSTNRKKNKTKDSPTEPIILQDPQVALAQQKADKNKIHGEPRGGGAPGGTSDSNLDSTDCNSESSSGSKSQELPDLSSSLSSSAPLVLACSNQLHVVSEKRQGPSLLGSREEKVIVSISKPHHKYHEINSDLPPSSLPPSFKTISLPVTSPNSKMNFTSPKRGQKREEGWKEVVRRSKKLSVPASVVSRIMGRGGCNITAIQDVTGAHIDVDKQKDKNGERMITIRGGTESTRHAVQLINALIQDPAKELEDLIPRNHIRLPGANTRISATYTTSTGATSTTAASSKGLPPVVPSSSVSFQSSTNFTAQQAGKLGKGMAPGVRPPFVSLPPLAYAHPQLALLAAQTMNQIRHPRLPMAQFGGTFSSSPNTWGPFPVRPVSPGSANSSPKHSGNSVPRPASSAPGHTEHPAAFMSSTSTPTAFTTSPTSTAPANNHTPSSVRKQLFSTDPKSGAGVTVASTGNSAPSAQVAPSPISCAPTTPTTPPPPSAPSAPPPQHPPAHKPEPASLSTPVKEKTVTELATPAAVAPSDGPSPSAPLHLTSSPSGPSMLPVQPESRQPLPSHFPSSTEPSSSSSSQPGSSHLITRLPPPTCSSTVTNTSSALPHYSTPNVPGVSPRMQPPAPYYTMTPEQQSVFVPPGASQELLKQQQPPPQPSLVPAGMPPPSHPMSSTMGMINGSQMHLHSGKAQLPPNFGPAAIFNHFSSIFDSNQVGNNQVWGACHLPACTPPEQSYSAPPNAYISGMGQIESVIPPPDGSKAPGYRCSSQRIVSSPIGIHPMDNSMSVSTALPNFTTSISASPVYLPGPAPMGTPSFSRQHFSPHPWSASTSCESPAPSVSSGASSPLCTSTVTPALIQTKPSNSNQQDRKVPPPIGTERLARIRQTGSVNHTMLPTSYTPPVGQGGIWSFGVGSATETMSGWSQPLMGGPVMHHQMQEPSAFSQHQAMERDDTGIVAPSNTYHQALPTNFMDFSKGLPMSMYGGTMIPPHPQMAEGPGGPVYNGLHTSDPAWNPILKVVPNTAENSDPQQVWPGTWAPHVGNVHLNHVN